A part of Desulfotomaculum nigrificans DSM 574 genomic DNA contains:
- a CDS encoding nitroreductase family protein, which produces MLKEISEWKSVRKFTSEPVTKDKLLSIMQAGRRAPSWKNIQPWKFIAITEEKDRAKLAEVFTMGVLIKKAPAVILCVGTLQSWVKAHQLERLKELMGAAGIAMTDEEIEKRYLNHELAQSLSIKPASIMSRTFENMGIAYGFMILEAMHLGLGACIVGEVDNELVAVNDQKYAEIKSYFNLSETEVITAAIIVGYPAKELPLTPRKPESEIIFFKE; this is translated from the coding sequence TTGCTTAAAGAGATTTCCGAATGGAAAAGTGTAAGAAAGTTTACTTCAGAGCCTGTTACAAAGGACAAGTTATTAAGCATAATGCAAGCGGGGCGTAGAGCTCCATCGTGGAAAAATATTCAACCCTGGAAATTTATTGCGATTACCGAAGAAAAAGATCGTGCTAAGCTAGCAGAGGTTTTCACCATGGGAGTATTGATTAAAAAAGCCCCAGCCGTCATCCTTTGTGTGGGAACATTGCAATCCTGGGTCAAGGCTCACCAATTAGAACGGTTAAAGGAGTTGATGGGAGCTGCAGGAATTGCTATGACAGATGAAGAGATTGAGAAAAGATACCTTAACCACGAGTTAGCCCAGTCGTTGTCCATAAAGCCGGCATCTATTATGTCCCGCACATTTGAAAATATGGGTATAGCTTATGGATTTATGATTTTAGAAGCGATGCATCTAGGATTGGGTGCATGCATTGTTGGTGAAGTAGACAATGAATTGGTCGCTGTCAACGATCAAAAGTATGCCGAAATCAAGTCATACTTTAATCTATCTGAAACAGAAGTTATTACCGCAGCTATCATCGTTGGTTACCCGGCAAAAGAATTGCCACTTACCCCTCGCAAACCGGAAAGTGAAATTATCTTTTTTAAGGAATAG
- a CDS encoding HAD-IIA family hydrolase, producing MAEKFDVFLFDLDGVIYIGGKLLPGVKETLAQLRRLNKRIYFLTNDPIPTRRQFVERLQGLGIEAHLDEIISSGWATAKTLRLMEINSVYVLGSDGLKTEIRGFGIDVVEKSDCQAVVVGHDDQLSYGHIRQAIQLIHRGAKFIATNVDATFPGPEGPCPGTGAIVSAVQTSSGRRPVIIGKPYPPMFRTVLDHLDPHLRVAMVGDNPYTDILGAHQQGITAILRSDKAVDFPSPKDFRIPDARITNLKELFTPAITARPWGKPPYAWPETVEPAVAAVVFDGDGRILLIKRVDFDVWGLPTGHIEPGETVQEAVIREVYEETGLRVKVSRYIGVYSDPMYLVVSHPSGKVCHYITSCMECKIVGGYLRADCVETAEVAFFELDNLPTNLLTLHGEWLRDVLNRDNAGVLR from the coding sequence TTGGCAGAAAAATTTGATGTTTTCTTGTTTGATTTGGATGGAGTTATCTACATCGGAGGTAAATTGCTGCCCGGTGTTAAAGAAACCCTGGCACAACTGCGCAGGCTAAATAAACGGATCTATTTCTTAACCAATGACCCCATCCCCACACGACGGCAATTCGTAGAACGACTACAAGGCCTTGGGATAGAAGCGCACCTGGACGAAATAATCTCCAGCGGTTGGGCCACAGCCAAAACCCTCCGCCTAATGGAGATCAACTCTGTCTATGTTTTGGGGAGCGACGGTCTAAAAACGGAGATCCGGGGATTTGGGATAGATGTGGTGGAAAAGAGTGACTGCCAGGCGGTGGTTGTGGGTCATGATGATCAACTTTCCTATGGCCATATCCGTCAAGCCATTCAACTGATTCACCGGGGAGCCAAATTTATTGCCACCAACGTCGACGCAACCTTCCCCGGACCCGAAGGCCCCTGCCCCGGTACCGGTGCCATTGTTAGCGCTGTTCAGACCTCCTCCGGTAGACGTCCAGTCATCATTGGAAAACCCTATCCCCCAATGTTTCGTACGGTCCTTGATCATCTGGACCCCCACCTCCGGGTGGCCATGGTGGGGGACAACCCCTACACTGATATCTTAGGAGCCCACCAGCAGGGGATCACGGCAATTCTCCGCTCGGACAAGGCAGTGGATTTCCCTTCCCCCAAGGATTTCCGCATTCCGGATGCCAGAATCACAAACCTCAAGGAACTTTTTACCCCTGCGATAACGGCTCGTCCCTGGGGCAAGCCCCCCTATGCCTGGCCGGAAACTGTTGAGCCTGCTGTGGCGGCCGTGGTTTTTGACGGAGATGGCAGGATTCTTTTGATTAAACGAGTTGACTTTGATGTGTGGGGCTTGCCCACCGGACACATCGAACCCGGGGAGACCGTGCAGGAAGCCGTTATCCGGGAAGTCTACGAAGAAACCGGGTTACGGGTAAAAGTAAGCCGGTACATCGGGGTCTACTCGGACCCGATGTACCTGGTGGTGTCTCATCCTTCGGGCAAAGTGTGTCACTACATTACGTCCTGTATGGAATGCAAGATAGTTGGGGGGTACTTGCGGGCAGACTGTGTGGAGACTGCGGAGGTTGCATTCTTTGAACTGGATAACCTGCCGACCAACCTCCTAACCCTGCACGGTGAATGGCTAAGGGATGTGCTTAATCGGGACAATGCCGGGGTTTTAAGGTAG
- a CDS encoding YbaK/EbsC family protein, giving the protein MSVQAVIEFFNQRKKPVEILTFQDTSTVAKAAESLGVTHGEIAKSLLFKVKDDYVMIVMAGDKRLDNRKFKDVFQTKAKMPDVDEVMAVTGHPVGGVCPFGLKQPIPIYLDKSLQAYERVFPAAGETNAAVELKVAELKDITGGQWVDVSKD; this is encoded by the coding sequence ATGTCGGTACAAGCTGTAATAGAGTTTTTCAATCAGCGGAAAAAGCCTGTAGAAATATTAACCTTTCAAGATACAAGTACCGTTGCGAAGGCAGCAGAATCCTTGGGAGTAACCCATGGGGAAATTGCCAAATCATTGTTATTTAAGGTTAAAGATGATTATGTAATGATTGTGATGGCCGGGGATAAGCGTTTGGATAACCGGAAGTTTAAAGACGTTTTTCAAACAAAGGCTAAGATGCCCGATGTTGATGAGGTCATGGCCGTGACAGGGCATCCCGTGGGCGGGGTATGCCCCTTTGGGTTAAAACAGCCGATTCCCATTTATTTAGACAAGTCCTTACAAGCATATGAGCGTGTTTTTCCGGCAGCAGGGGAAACAAATGCCGCCGTAGAGTTAAAAGTAGCTGAACTGAAGGATATCACCGGCGGACAGTGGGTGGATGTGTCGAAAGATTAG
- a CDS encoding radical SAM protein — MHYDGITYRPPIEASSLLLQVTVGCAHNNCTYCNMYKDVSFRIESLEQIEEDLKEAREYIKRAERIFLLNGDAFVLKADYLKAIAVKIREYFPECNTITMYASIQNIKSKTDKELEELRVLGINDLYVGIESGCDEVLAHIQKGHTVKEATEQLQRLNEANINHIALLMLGVAGKGKGIENAKATAEFLNVTKPKIVWVGTLGVFEGTKLYEEVKAGTFVEAPEIENLYRRKNIN, encoded by the coding sequence ATGCATTACGACGGTATAACTTATAGACCACCAATTGAAGCAAGTTCACTTCTCTTGCAAGTTACCGTAGGTTGTGCTCATAATAATTGTACCTATTGTAATATGTATAAAGATGTGAGTTTCAGGATAGAAAGTTTAGAACAAATAGAAGAAGATTTAAAGGAAGCAAGAGAGTATATTAAAAGAGCTGAAAGAATATTTTTGCTAAATGGGGATGCCTTTGTTCTTAAAGCAGACTACTTAAAAGCGATAGCAGTTAAGATAAGAGAGTATTTTCCCGAATGCAATACAATAACCATGTATGCTTCAATACAGAATATTAAATCTAAAACCGATAAAGAATTAGAGGAATTGAGGGTATTAGGAATAAATGATTTATACGTAGGAATAGAATCAGGTTGCGATGAGGTGTTGGCCCACATCCAGAAAGGACATACTGTTAAAGAAGCTACCGAACAATTGCAAAGATTAAATGAAGCAAACATAAACCATATAGCCCTACTTATGCTGGGCGTAGCAGGAAAAGGAAAGGGAATAGAAAATGCTAAGGCAACGGCAGAATTCCTTAATGTAACCAAGCCAAAGATTGTATGGGTTGGTACTTTGGGGGTTTTTGAAGGAACAAAATTGTATGAAGAAGTTAAGGCAGGAACCTTTGTGGAAGCTCCAGAAATAGAAAATTTATATAGAAGAAAAAACATTAATTGA
- the rlmH gene encoding 23S rRNA (pseudouridine(1915)-N(3))-methyltransferase RlmH, producing MKITILAVGRLKEKYLVEGVKEYLKRLNPYARVEISEVPDEPCPENAPPAIEEQVKQKEADRLIKRLRPGTFLIVLDARGKMFTSEELAGKIEELALTGRSDITFIIGGSVGLATSIVDRADLLLSLSKLTFPHQIVRLVLLEQVYRCFRIIKNEPYHK from the coding sequence ATGAAGATCACCATATTAGCCGTAGGTAGGCTAAAAGAAAAATACCTGGTGGAAGGGGTTAAAGAATACCTGAAAAGACTAAACCCCTACGCCAGGGTAGAAATATCAGAGGTACCGGACGAACCCTGCCCCGAAAACGCCCCCCCGGCCATAGAAGAGCAAGTCAAACAAAAAGAAGCAGACAGATTAATAAAACGCCTGCGTCCAGGTACTTTCCTCATCGTTCTGGACGCCCGGGGGAAAATGTTCACCTCAGAAGAACTGGCCGGAAAAATAGAGGAACTGGCCCTAACCGGTCGCAGTGATATAACCTTCATTATAGGCGGCTCAGTTGGTCTGGCAACGTCTATTGTGGATAGAGCCGATTTGTTGTTGTCTTTGTCTAAACTAACCTTTCCTCATCAGATAGTACGACTGGTTTTGCTGGAGCAGGTTTATCGGTGTTTTAGGATAATTAAAAATGAACCCTACCATAAGTAA
- a CDS encoding ArsR/SmtB family transcription factor, with product MEPVKIFKALANETRLNILHWLKDPGTHFPPQSHALVTNDFSRGVCVGSIRDKTGLSQSTISEFLSLLQQAGLLEAKRIGQWTYFRRNEKAIEELIKWMAKTL from the coding sequence ATGGAACCGGTAAAAATTTTTAAAGCATTAGCAAATGAAACACGTTTAAATATATTGCACTGGTTGAAAGACCCTGGTACCCACTTCCCGCCACAAAGCCATGCCCTTGTCACAAATGATTTCTCCAGAGGGGTCTGTGTGGGAAGCATTCGTGATAAAACCGGCTTATCTCAATCTACCATCTCTGAGTTTCTGTCATTGCTTCAACAAGCAGGCTTGCTGGAAGCTAAGCGAATCGGTCAATGGACCTATTTTCGCAGGAACGAGAAAGCGATTGAGGAACTAATAAAATGGATGGCAAAGACATTATAA